A window of the Canis lupus baileyi chromosome 1, mCanLup2.hap1, whole genome shotgun sequence genome harbors these coding sequences:
- the CDK20 gene encoding cyclin-dependent kinase 20 isoform X12, whose translation MDQYCILGRIGEGAHGVVFKAKHVETGEIVALKKVALRRLEDGIPNQALREIKALQEIEDNQHVVQLKAVFPHGAGFVLAFEFMLSDLAEVVRHAQRPLVQAQVKSYLQMLLKGVAFCHANNIVHRDLKPANLLISASGQLKIADFGLARVFSPDGSRLYTHQVATRWYRAPELLYGARQYDQGVDLWAVGCILGELLNGSPLFPGENDIEQLCCVLRILGTPSPQVWPEITELPDYNKISFKEQAPVPLEEVLPDASPQALDLLGRFLLYPPHQRISASQVWNEVSRTKELWRARRSGQAPCSLLLW comes from the exons ATGGACCAGTACTGCATCCTGGGCCGCATCGGGGAGGGCGCGCACGGCGTCGTCTTCAAGGCCAAGCACGTGGAG ACCGGGGAGATCGTGGCCCTCAAGAAGGTGGCCCTGCGGCGGCTGGAGGATGGCATCCCCAACCAGGCCCTGCGGGAGATCAAGGCGCTTCAGGAGATCGAGGACAATCAGCAC GTGGTGCAGCTGAAGGCTGTGTTCCCTCACGGCGCGGGCTTTGTGCTGGCCTTCGAGTTCATGCTGTCGGATCTGGCTGAGGTGGTGCGCCACGCCCAGAGGCCACTGGTCCAGGCGCAGGTCAAGAGCTACCTGCAGATGCTGCTCAAGGGTGTCGCATTCTGTCATGCCAACAACATCGTGCATCGG GACCTGAAACCAGCCAACCTGCTCATCAGTGCCTCAGGCCAGCTCAAGATAGCGGACTTCGGCCTGGCCCGGGTCTTTTCCCCAGATGGCAGCCGTCTCTACACGCACCAGGTGGCCACCAG GTGGTATCGAGCTCCTGAGCTGCTGTATGGCGCCCGCCAGTATGACCAGGGTGTCGACCTATG GGCTGTGGGCTGCATCCTGGGGGAATTGCTGAACGGGTCGCCTTTGTTTCCTGGGGAGAATGATATCGAACAGCTCTGCTGCGTGCTTCGGATCTTGGGCACCCCTAGCCCTCAAGTCTGGCCG GAGATCACGGAGCTGCCCGATTACAACAAGATCTCCTTCAAGGAGCAGGCGCCTGTGCCCCTGGAGGAGGTGCTGCCCGATGCGTCTCCCCAGGCCTTGGACCTGCTGGGGCGGTTCCTCCTCTACCCCCCACACCAGCGCATTTCTGCCTCCCAG GTCTGGAATGAGGTTTCAAGGACCAAAGAACTGTGGAG
- the CDK20 gene encoding cyclin-dependent kinase 20 isoform X13: MDQYCILGRIGEGAHGVVFKAKHVETGEIVALKKVALRRLEDGIPNQALREIKALQEIEDNQHVVQLKAVFPHGAGFVLAFEFMLSDLAEVVRHAQRPLVQAQVKSYLQMLLKGVAFCHANNIVHRDLKPANLLISASGQLKIADFGLARVFSPDGSRLYTHQVATRWYRAPELLYGARQYDQGVDLWAVGCILGELLNGSPLFPGENDIEQLCCVLRILGTPSPQVWPEITELPDYNKISFKEQAPVPLEEVLPDASPQALDLLGRFLLYPPHQRISASQVWNEVSRTKELWRRYR; encoded by the exons ATGGACCAGTACTGCATCCTGGGCCGCATCGGGGAGGGCGCGCACGGCGTCGTCTTCAAGGCCAAGCACGTGGAG ACCGGGGAGATCGTGGCCCTCAAGAAGGTGGCCCTGCGGCGGCTGGAGGATGGCATCCCCAACCAGGCCCTGCGGGAGATCAAGGCGCTTCAGGAGATCGAGGACAATCAGCAC GTGGTGCAGCTGAAGGCTGTGTTCCCTCACGGCGCGGGCTTTGTGCTGGCCTTCGAGTTCATGCTGTCGGATCTGGCTGAGGTGGTGCGCCACGCCCAGAGGCCACTGGTCCAGGCGCAGGTCAAGAGCTACCTGCAGATGCTGCTCAAGGGTGTCGCATTCTGTCATGCCAACAACATCGTGCATCGG GACCTGAAACCAGCCAACCTGCTCATCAGTGCCTCAGGCCAGCTCAAGATAGCGGACTTCGGCCTGGCCCGGGTCTTTTCCCCAGATGGCAGCCGTCTCTACACGCACCAGGTGGCCACCAG GTGGTATCGAGCTCCTGAGCTGCTGTATGGCGCCCGCCAGTATGACCAGGGTGTCGACCTATG GGCTGTGGGCTGCATCCTGGGGGAATTGCTGAACGGGTCGCCTTTGTTTCCTGGGGAGAATGATATCGAACAGCTCTGCTGCGTGCTTCGGATCTTGGGCACCCCTAGCCCTCAAGTCTGGCCG GAGATCACGGAGCTGCCCGATTACAACAAGATCTCCTTCAAGGAGCAGGCGCCTGTGCCCCTGGAGGAGGTGCTGCCCGATGCGTCTCCCCAGGCCTTGGACCTGCTGGGGCGGTTCCTCCTCTACCCCCCACACCAGCGCATTTCTGCCTCCCAG GTCTGGAATGAGGTTTCAAGGACCAAAGAACTGTGGAG
- the CDK20 gene encoding cyclin-dependent kinase 20 isoform X11 translates to MDQYCILGRIGEGAHGVVFKAKHVETGEIVALKKVALRRLEDGIPNQALREIKALQEIEDNQHVVQLKAVFPHGAGFVLAFEFMLSDLAEVVRHAQRPLVQAQVKSYLQMLLKGVAFCHANNIVHRDLKPANLLISASGQLKIADFGLARVFSPDGSRLYTHQVATRWYRAPELLYGARQYDQGVDLWAVGCILGELLNGSPLFPGENDIEQLCCVLRILGTPSPQVWPVCRSSWRSRSCPITTRSPSRSRRLCPWRRCCPMRLPRPWTCWGGSSSTPHTSAFLPPRPSCTSTSSQLPCLPTPRSCRFPSAQGDLPPKPTQGRPTSMTSVWTGLSKSRC, encoded by the exons ATGGACCAGTACTGCATCCTGGGCCGCATCGGGGAGGGCGCGCACGGCGTCGTCTTCAAGGCCAAGCACGTGGAG ACCGGGGAGATCGTGGCCCTCAAGAAGGTGGCCCTGCGGCGGCTGGAGGATGGCATCCCCAACCAGGCCCTGCGGGAGATCAAGGCGCTTCAGGAGATCGAGGACAATCAGCAC GTGGTGCAGCTGAAGGCTGTGTTCCCTCACGGCGCGGGCTTTGTGCTGGCCTTCGAGTTCATGCTGTCGGATCTGGCTGAGGTGGTGCGCCACGCCCAGAGGCCACTGGTCCAGGCGCAGGTCAAGAGCTACCTGCAGATGCTGCTCAAGGGTGTCGCATTCTGTCATGCCAACAACATCGTGCATCGG GACCTGAAACCAGCCAACCTGCTCATCAGTGCCTCAGGCCAGCTCAAGATAGCGGACTTCGGCCTGGCCCGGGTCTTTTCCCCAGATGGCAGCCGTCTCTACACGCACCAGGTGGCCACCAG GTGGTATCGAGCTCCTGAGCTGCTGTATGGCGCCCGCCAGTATGACCAGGGTGTCGACCTATG GGCTGTGGGCTGCATCCTGGGGGAATTGCTGAACGGGTCGCCTTTGTTTCCTGGGGAGAATGATATCGAACAGCTCTGCTGCGTGCTTCGGATCTTGGGCACCCCTAGCCCTCAAGTCTGGCCGGTTTGCAGGAGTTCCtg GAGATCACGGAGCTGCCCGATTACAACAAGATCTCCTTCAAGGAGCAGGCGCCTGTGCCCCTGGAGGAGGTGCTGCCCGATGCGTCTCCCCAGGCCTTGGACCTGCTGGGGCGGTTCCTCCTCTACCCCCCACACCAGCGCATTTCTGCCTCCCAG GCCCTCCTGCACCAGTACTTCTTCACAGctcccctgcctgcccacccctcGGAGCTGCCGATTCCCCAGCGCCCAGGGGGACCTGCCCCCAAAGCCCACTCAGGGCCGCCCCACGTCCATGACTTCCGTGTGGACCGGCCTCTCGAAGAGTCGCTGTTGA
- the CDK20 gene encoding cyclin-dependent kinase 20 isoform X10: MDQYCILGRIGEGAHGVVFKAKHVETGEIVALKKVALRRLEDGIPNQALREIKALQEIEDNQHVVQLKAVFPHGAGFVLAFEFMLSDLAEVVRHAQRPLVQAQVKSYLQMLLKGVAFCHANNIVHRDLKPANLLISASGQLKIADFGLARVFSPDGSRLYTHQVATRWYRAPELLYGARQYDQGVDLWAVGCILGELLNGSPLFPGENDIEQLCCVLRILGTPSPQVWPEITELPDYNKISFKEQAPVPLEEVLPDASPQALDLLGRFLLYPPHQRISASQALLHQYFFTAPLPAHPSELPIPQRPGGPAPKAHSGPPHVHDFRVDRPLEESLLNPELIRPFIPEG; this comes from the exons ATGGACCAGTACTGCATCCTGGGCCGCATCGGGGAGGGCGCGCACGGCGTCGTCTTCAAGGCCAAGCACGTGGAG ACCGGGGAGATCGTGGCCCTCAAGAAGGTGGCCCTGCGGCGGCTGGAGGATGGCATCCCCAACCAGGCCCTGCGGGAGATCAAGGCGCTTCAGGAGATCGAGGACAATCAGCAC GTGGTGCAGCTGAAGGCTGTGTTCCCTCACGGCGCGGGCTTTGTGCTGGCCTTCGAGTTCATGCTGTCGGATCTGGCTGAGGTGGTGCGCCACGCCCAGAGGCCACTGGTCCAGGCGCAGGTCAAGAGCTACCTGCAGATGCTGCTCAAGGGTGTCGCATTCTGTCATGCCAACAACATCGTGCATCGG GACCTGAAACCAGCCAACCTGCTCATCAGTGCCTCAGGCCAGCTCAAGATAGCGGACTTCGGCCTGGCCCGGGTCTTTTCCCCAGATGGCAGCCGTCTCTACACGCACCAGGTGGCCACCAG GTGGTATCGAGCTCCTGAGCTGCTGTATGGCGCCCGCCAGTATGACCAGGGTGTCGACCTATG GGCTGTGGGCTGCATCCTGGGGGAATTGCTGAACGGGTCGCCTTTGTTTCCTGGGGAGAATGATATCGAACAGCTCTGCTGCGTGCTTCGGATCTTGGGCACCCCTAGCCCTCAAGTCTGGCCG GAGATCACGGAGCTGCCCGATTACAACAAGATCTCCTTCAAGGAGCAGGCGCCTGTGCCCCTGGAGGAGGTGCTGCCCGATGCGTCTCCCCAGGCCTTGGACCTGCTGGGGCGGTTCCTCCTCTACCCCCCACACCAGCGCATTTCTGCCTCCCAG GCCCTCCTGCACCAGTACTTCTTCACAGctcccctgcctgcccacccctcGGAGCTGCCGATTCCCCAGCGCCCAGGGGGACCTGCCCCCAAAGCCCACTCAGGGCCGCCCCACGTCCATGACTTCCGTGTGGACCGGCCTCTCGAAGAGTCGCTGTTGAACCCAGAGCTGATTCGGCCCTTCATTCCAGAGGGCTGA